The Fructilactobacillus myrtifloralis genome contains a region encoding:
- a CDS encoding APC family permease produces MNKIWERLTRKASAQGLLDQDARLEPHMTTKDLLGLGLGMVVGTAIFTLPGIVAAEHSGPAVALSFLVGAIGAGLAALAYAETAAALPVAGSAFSWISVLFGEGFGWIAGWLMLAEYFLAITFVASGWSAYVQGFLGEFGFHLPSYLASGYNPKTGGFFDIFAAISIILVSLLLSRKIAGVNKLENVLVILKVAVVIMFIVVGLTAIHPANYHPFIPAHRPGTAFGGFTGILAGAAQVFVAYGGFDVIASNTAETKDPGKNMPRGIIGTLIIGSLLFVGVSLVLVGMFKYSTYAGNAEPSAWALRQTGHLLTANLLSVVAIVGIFASLIGTQLASSRLVYAFGRDGLLPRKLGKVNRKHNPANALLVVTIAAVLVGAMLPFTFLANLVSAGTLISFMFVSLGIYALRPREGRDLPVPKFRMPLYPVLPALSALVSFVIFWELSNDAKLLTLVWFIIGVLIYIFYGARHSKTADGEASQGGS; encoded by the coding sequence ATGAATAAGATTTGGGAACGACTGACGCGAAAAGCATCCGCCCAAGGACTGTTGGATCAGGATGCGCGTCTAGAACCCCATATGACGACGAAAGATTTATTAGGACTCGGACTCGGAATGGTGGTTGGAACGGCGATCTTTACCCTGCCGGGGATTGTCGCTGCCGAGCACTCTGGACCGGCCGTGGCGCTCTCCTTTTTAGTGGGCGCAATCGGAGCTGGATTAGCGGCCTTAGCATATGCCGAAACGGCCGCTGCTTTACCAGTAGCGGGATCGGCGTTTTCGTGGATTAGTGTTTTGTTTGGGGAAGGGTTCGGCTGGATTGCCGGTTGGTTAATGCTAGCCGAGTACTTTTTAGCGATTACCTTCGTGGCGTCTGGTTGGTCGGCGTACGTGCAGGGATTCTTAGGTGAATTTGGGTTTCACCTACCTTCGTACCTAGCGTCTGGGTATAACCCGAAAACGGGGGGCTTTTTTGACATCTTCGCCGCAATTTCGATTATCCTCGTGAGTTTGCTGTTAAGTCGCAAAATTGCGGGAGTGAATAAGCTAGAGAACGTCTTAGTGATTCTAAAGGTCGCCGTGGTGATCATGTTTATTGTGGTCGGTTTGACCGCGATCCATCCTGCCAACTACCATCCATTTATTCCAGCACACCGTCCTGGCACTGCCTTTGGTGGGTTTACTGGGATTTTAGCGGGAGCCGCACAGGTCTTTGTGGCCTACGGGGGCTTTGATGTGATTGCCTCTAATACAGCGGAAACTAAGGATCCGGGCAAAAATATGCCACGGGGGATTATCGGGACGTTAATCATTGGGAGTTTACTCTTTGTGGGCGTCTCACTGGTCCTAGTGGGGATGTTTAAGTACAGTACCTACGCGGGCAATGCAGAACCGTCCGCCTGGGCGCTCCGGCAAACGGGACACCTCTTGACTGCCAACTTACTTTCGGTGGTTGCCATCGTGGGGATCTTTGCTTCCCTAATTGGAACGCAACTAGCTAGTTCCCGGTTAGTCTATGCCTTTGGGCGGGACGGCTTACTGCCCCGGAAGTTGGGGAAAGTGAACCGGAAGCACAATCCGGCCAATGCCCTCTTAGTGGTAACGATTGCAGCGGTTTTAGTTGGGGCCATGTTGCCGTTTACGTTCCTTGCTAACCTAGTTTCAGCGGGAACATTAATTTCCTTTATGTTCGTTTCCCTCGGAATCTACGCACTTCGGCCGCGTGAGGGACGCGATTTGCCGGTGCCCAAGTTCCGGATGCCACTGTATCCCGTCTTACCGGCTCTTTCAGCGCTAGTTTCGTTTGTAATTTTTTGGGAATTAAGTAATGATGCCAAGTTACTGACGTTAGTATGGTTTATCATCGGCGTTTTAATTTACATTTTCTATGGTGCTCGCCATTCCAAAACAGCGGATGGGGAAGCTTCACAGGGAGGTTCGTAA
- a CDS encoding biotin transporter BioY codes for MKLKEITYCGLMVAIIASLGFIPLINLPFFPVPISFQSAGIMLAGSLLGRKLGFWSVVVFLLLVAVGLPLLAGFRGGIGVFAGPTAGYLLSWPVCAYVIGLLVTWLQRVPTFIRFLLANLLGGMVLMNCVGASYLVWQSGLSWSQVAVSSLAFIPGDGLKAVLVALIVTQLQRHHRLPHVR; via the coding sequence ATGAAACTTAAAGAAATAACGTACTGTGGTTTGATGGTGGCAATTATTGCAAGCCTGGGATTCATTCCGCTGATTAATCTCCCTTTTTTCCCCGTTCCCATCTCCTTTCAGAGTGCTGGGATTATGCTAGCTGGTTCGTTATTGGGGCGCAAGTTAGGATTTTGGAGCGTAGTGGTGTTTCTCCTACTGGTTGCAGTTGGATTACCGCTACTAGCAGGTTTTCGGGGTGGCATTGGCGTTTTCGCTGGCCCAACGGCGGGGTACCTGTTGAGCTGGCCGGTGTGTGCTTATGTGATTGGACTGCTGGTGACCTGGTTGCAGCGGGTTCCCACTTTTATTCGGTTTTTGCTGGCTAACCTACTGGGGGGGATGGTGTTGATGAACTGCGTGGGTGCGAGTTACCTCGTGTGGCAAAGCGGATTAAGTTGGAGCCAGGTAGCGGTGAGTAGCCTAGCCTTTATCCCGGGCGACGGTTTAAAGGCCGTATTAGTGGCGCTGATTGTAACCCAATTACAACGTCATCATCGGTTGCCACATGTTCGCTAA
- a CDS encoding AzlC family ABC transporter permease, translated as MKNDLSAAAGFKDTVPTLSGYVGVGLAFGIVAKAAGLNVIMIVLMSAITYSGAAQFVIVSMLLAGSSFSAIILSVFLLSARMLLMGMTVAPVMKKESLLRNVIIGSLLTDETFALSMNKLNYTNRQLSFPWLNTANVVAYLTWIIASGLGGGLGSLIPNPNRFGLDFAFLAMFIGLLYLQVASDRTLDRRLQVLMIFITLGLTYVGMIFIPSNLLLIIVTLVGCGLGVWCKHAFF; from the coding sequence GTGAAAAATGATCTTAGTGCCGCCGCGGGCTTTAAGGATACGGTGCCGACGTTATCCGGATACGTGGGCGTCGGGTTGGCATTTGGCATTGTGGCCAAAGCGGCGGGTCTAAACGTAATCATGATTGTCTTAATGTCGGCCATTACGTATTCAGGCGCCGCCCAGTTTGTAATTGTCAGCATGTTACTTGCGGGGAGTTCATTTTCCGCCATCATCTTGTCGGTTTTCCTCCTCTCGGCTCGGATGTTACTGATGGGGATGACCGTGGCGCCGGTTATGAAAAAGGAATCGTTACTGCGCAACGTCATTATTGGTTCGTTACTGACGGATGAAACCTTTGCGTTAAGCATGAACAAGTTAAACTACACTAACCGCCAACTGTCGTTTCCGTGGTTAAATACGGCGAACGTAGTGGCGTACCTAACCTGGATTATCGCTTCCGGGCTAGGTGGTGGGCTGGGAAGTTTAATTCCCAATCCGAACCGGTTCGGACTCGATTTTGCCTTTTTAGCAATGTTTATTGGACTACTGTATTTACAGGTGGCATCTGATCGAACTTTGGATCGACGGCTGCAGGTCCTCATGATTTTCATTACCCTCGGCTTAACGTACGTAGGAATGATCTTTATTCCCAGTAATTTACTCTTAATCATAGTAACCTTAGTTGGTTGTGGACTGGGGGTGTGGTGTAAACATGCCTTCTTTTGA
- the recA gene encoding recombinase RecA codes for MAANSKKSAQDARQAELDKALKQIKKEFGTGAIMRMGETPNSNVEAISTGILSLDIALGIGGFPRGRVVEIFGAESSGKTTIALQAVAELQKNGGTAAYIDAENAMDPEYAKALGVNIDDLLLSQPGTGEEGLQIADALIGSGAIDLVVVDSVAALVPKSEIEGDIGDSHVGLQARLMSQALRKLTANINKTKTVVIFINQLREKVGVMFGNPETTPGGRALKFYSSVRLRVSGSKQSKEGQEVVGKETKIKVAKNKVAPPFKTVDTLMSFGHGIEPVADMVNLAVDKDIINKSGSWYSYGEERLGQGLNKTVANLKEKPELVDELTHKVRVAYGIEQEADQSTDAEATPSDAEPTPAETDLDV; via the coding sequence ATGGCTGCAAATTCAAAAAAGAGCGCACAAGATGCTCGTCAAGCTGAACTTGACAAAGCTTTAAAACAGATCAAAAAAGAATTCGGAACCGGAGCCATCATGCGGATGGGTGAAACCCCTAATTCTAACGTGGAGGCCATTTCCACCGGAATTCTCTCCCTAGATATCGCCTTAGGAATTGGTGGCTTCCCACGCGGCCGGGTCGTGGAAATTTTTGGAGCTGAATCCTCCGGAAAGACCACCATTGCCCTGCAGGCCGTGGCCGAATTGCAAAAAAACGGTGGAACGGCTGCCTATATCGATGCCGAAAACGCGATGGATCCCGAGTACGCTAAGGCACTCGGGGTTAACATCGATGACCTATTGCTGTCCCAACCCGGAACCGGTGAAGAAGGCCTGCAAATTGCAGATGCCCTGATTGGTTCGGGAGCCATTGACCTCGTAGTCGTGGACTCCGTAGCTGCGTTAGTCCCGAAATCCGAAATTGAAGGTGACATTGGTGATTCCCACGTGGGGCTCCAAGCCCGCTTAATGTCACAAGCTTTGCGGAAATTAACTGCTAACATCAACAAGACCAAGACCGTTGTGATTTTCATTAACCAACTCCGGGAAAAAGTCGGCGTCATGTTTGGAAATCCGGAAACCACTCCCGGTGGTCGAGCTCTGAAGTTCTATTCCAGTGTGCGCTTGCGGGTCAGTGGTAGCAAGCAATCCAAGGAAGGCCAAGAGGTCGTGGGGAAAGAAACCAAGATTAAAGTGGCTAAGAACAAGGTTGCGCCTCCATTCAAAACCGTTGATACATTGATGAGTTTTGGGCACGGAATCGAACCAGTTGCCGACATGGTGAACCTAGCCGTGGACAAGGACATCATTAACAAATCCGGCTCCTGGTACTCCTATGGAGAAGAACGCCTCGGGCAAGGATTGAATAAAACCGTGGCCAACCTTAAGGAGAAGCCAGAACTCGTGGATGAATTAACGCATAAAGTCCGGGTTGCCTATGGGATTGAACAAGAAGCAGACCAAAGCACTGATGCAGAGGCCACTCCGAGTGACGCTGAACCAACCCCAGCTGAAACAGATTTAGACGTTTAA